In the genome of Streptomyces sp. NBC_00259, the window TGCGCGGTCGACGTCAGCTCGTACCACTGGCCGCGTCCCGGCACGTCGAAGACACCCTGCCCCGGCTCGTCGTTGCGGTCGAGCACCGTGCCCGAGCCGTCGCGCAGCACCGTCTCCCCGGACTCCAGATCCCGCGCGGGGTCCGACCGGTGACCGGCCGCGTCCGAGAACATCGGCAGCGCCAGCCGCAGCTTGTCCCCGTCCCGCGTGGCCTGCGGCCGGCCGTCATGGCCGGTCACCGAGAGCGAGGGGTTGAACGGGCCGGTGAGCCAGTTGTCGGCGACCGTGCGTCCCGCGCGGTGGACGGTCGGGTCCGAGTACTGCACACCGAGCGGACCGTCGGCGTCGATCGCGTACTCGAAGGTGGCGGTCGTCCACGGCACGCCGGGCGCGTAGTACGCGCTCATGCGGTGCGGCGCGCGGAACAGCGTCGACTGCTGGGCGAGCCGCAGACCCCGGTGGGTCACCCAGCCGTAGATCCCCTTCGGATCGTTGGGGTAGCCGGTGGTGCGGAAGCTGTGGTCCACGCGGGCCAGATCCCGGCGCCGGTCCTGCCAGTGCGCACCGGCCGGAACCCCGTCGTCATGGGTGTGGAAGGTGAAGTAGGTGCGCTCACCGTTGCGTTCGCCCTTGATGCGCAGGGTCACCTCGCCCTTGGCGAGCCGGTCGCGCAGCAGCGCCACGCCGTGGGCGTCGATGCCCAGTGGCGGATCGGCCGGGTCGATGGAGGCGGATCCGGACATCAGGATCGCGGCCGGCTGCTGCGCCTCGATCGCCGCGTAGCGCCGGTCCTGCTCGTCCCAGGGGACGGGCCAGCCCGTCTCGAACAGCACGATCCGGTCCTTCAGCTCCAGGCCGGACAGGTCCTCGCCGCTGCCCGCGTCGACCACCTGCTTCTCCAGGTCCCACTCCAGCCGCTGCCACGACACCAGCCGCACCGGCACGTCGACCGGGGTGCCGGCCCCGCCGACCGTCGTGGCCCGGACATAGGGCTGCTCCCAGGAGGCCGCGGAGAAGTACGTCAGCCCGGGTATGCGGCCGCTGCCCACGGCGTACGACTTGTAGGCGCCGTTGAACAGCGGCGCGGCGAGCCCCGACACTCCGCCCGCCCCGGTCGTGGAGACGATGCCCGTCGCCGAACCGTTCTCGTTGACGCGCATGTCCGGGTCGTCGATGCCCATCGTGACGGGCTTCGCGGCGGACACATCGGTCCTCAGGGTGCGGTCGGCGGTCAGCGAGACGGGCTGGGCGACCGCGACGGACGTCTCGGGGACGCTCGCCTCGCCGTAGCGGACGTACTCCCAGACCCCGCCGAAGACCCGGTAGTCGCCGACGGGCAGCCGCAGCTCCTCCGCGCCGGTGGTGAGGCCGACCAGCTGTGACTCGCCGGTCTTCTCGTTCTGCACCACCAGGTTGGTGTACGCCGCCTCGACACCGGGCCGCGTGGCCGCGGGTTCGAGGGTGAGCGTGGCGCTCGGGCCCTCGGCGTCCACACCGACGGGCGTGCGCACCCTGCTGCCGTCGCTGCCGCGCGCGGTGATCCAGGCACTGTGCGCGCCGGCCGAGGCCCGGCCCGTGTCGATGCGCACGGTCGCGACGGCGGTCCCGCCGGCCGGGACGGTCAGCTGCCGCGTGGCGAGCGACACCGGAGCCGTCCCGTCCAGGGACAGACCGAGGCGGACGTCCTTGCTGCCGCCGTTGCGGTAGGTGACGGTACGCGTCGGGCTCCCCCCGTATGGCCAGAGCAGCTCGGCGGAGACCGCCGCGGGGGTCGCGGTGATCTTGGACCCGAGCGCGCCGGGCACGTCGACGCTGCCCGCGCCCTGCTCGTACACGCCCGCCCCGTCGACCGGGTCCGCGGTGGCGACCAGCGCGGACTTGAGCCGCTGTGCGTCCCAGTCGGGGTGCTGCTGCTTGACGATGGCGGCCGCCCCGGAGACGTGCGGGGTCGCCATGGAGGTGCCGCTGATCGTCGCGTAGAACTCGCTGCCCGCGGCGTCGTGGAGGGTGCCCGCGGCGCGGGCCGCCGTGATCGCGCTGCCGGGCGCGGTGATCTCGGGCTTGACGCCGCCGTCGGCCATCGCGGGGCCACGGGAGGAGAACGACGACATCCCGCCCTCCTTGGTGATCGAGCCGACGGTCAGCGCGCTGGGCGCGGCGGCGGGTGCGCCGATGGTGCGCGGGGCGCCGTCGTTGCCCGCGGCGACGACGAACAGCGGTCCGTCGTCGGCGGACAGGGTCTCCACCGCCTGGGAGAGCGGATCGCTCCCGTCGCTCGGCAGGCTGGAGCCGAGGCTCATGGAGACGATGTCGGCGTCCTGGCCGGCCGCCCACTCCATGCCCTCCAGGATCCAGCTGGTGTAACCGGAGCCGCCGCCGTCGAGGACCTTGCCCACCAGCAGCTCGGCCCCCGGCGCCACACCCTTGTAGCGGCCCTTGGAGGCGGCGCCGCTGCCGGCGACGGTCGACGCGACGTGCGTGCCATGGCCGTTGAGGTCGGCGACGCTCTCGTCCCAGGTGAAGTTCTTCTCCGCGGTGACCTTGTTCCTCAGGTCGGGGTGGGCCGCGTCGTAGCCGGTGTCGAGCACCGCGACCTTCACGCCCTTGCCGTCGAGACCCTTGCGCCAGGCGTCGGGCGCGCCGGTCATGGCGACGCTGCGGTCCAGGCTCGCCTCGACCTTGGCGTCCAGCCAGAGCCTGCCGGGCGCGGCGGTACGCGACCTCGCCCCCGTAGCGGCGAGGAAGCCCTGCCAGGCCTTCGCGGCGTCGGCCTTGCGCACCGTACGGGCCGTCAGTCCGAGGCCGGGGAACGTGCCCTGCTCGGCCGCCCCGCGCAGCGAGGGACCCGACCGCGCGGTGGCGATCAGGGGAATGTCCGCCCGGGCGGAGTCGTCGTACCCCTGCGCGGCGAGCGCGGTGATGTCGAAGAGCTGCCGGTCCACGCGCCCGTCGGCCAGGGCCTGGGTGGCGTCGACCGGAATGACGTACTCGTGGTCGTCGACCCTGGCCCGGGTGAACGCCGTGTTCTCCCGGCCCTTTGCCGGGGTGACCCCGCTGACCTGAAGGTCGTCACCGCCACCGGTGAAGCTCACGCGGTCGCCGCTGACCAGTGTGACGGTGCGCTGACCGGGGGCCGCCGCCGGTGGCGGGGCCGAGTGGCCGGGTCCGGCGTCCGGCTGGGGCCCGGCCGCGGCGGGCAGGCCGGCGGCCAGCAGCGCCGCCGTGGTGGCCGCCACCACGGCCACGGTTCTCGATCTCATCCCTGCTGCCAACTCCTCGAAAGCATGGTGAAGGGGCGCCGGCCGGTGAGCCGACGCCCCATTCACAGACAGGAGTTGACGCGGTGCCAGTGGGTGACGCAGGCGGGTTCCCGCCGTGGCACATGACCGCCATCGACCGGCCGGGAGCTCAGCTCGCCGGAACCTGCTCCGCGGTGTGACGCGGGGCCGGAATGGGCAGCCCGGACAGATGGACGTCCGACTGCTGCCCGTCCGTCGACTGCCCGGCCGCCTGCTGCACGGAGACGGTCCGCGTG includes:
- a CDS encoding S8 family peptidase — protein: MRSRTVAVVAATTAALLAAGLPAAAGPQPDAGPGHSAPPPAAAPGQRTVTLVSGDRVSFTGGGDDLQVSGVTPAKGRENTAFTRARVDDHEYVIPVDATQALADGRVDRQLFDITALAAQGYDDSARADIPLIATARSGPSLRGAAEQGTFPGLGLTARTVRKADAAKAWQGFLAATGARSRTAAPGRLWLDAKVEASLDRSVAMTGAPDAWRKGLDGKGVKVAVLDTGYDAAHPDLRNKVTAEKNFTWDESVADLNGHGTHVASTVAGSGAASKGRYKGVAPGAELLVGKVLDGGGSGYTSWILEGMEWAAGQDADIVSMSLGSSLPSDGSDPLSQAVETLSADDGPLFVVAAGNDGAPRTIGAPAAAPSALTVGSITKEGGMSSFSSRGPAMADGGVKPEITAPGSAITAARAAGTLHDAAGSEFYATISGTSMATPHVSGAAAIVKQQHPDWDAQRLKSALVATADPVDGAGVYEQGAGSVDVPGALGSKITATPAAVSAELLWPYGGSPTRTVTYRNGGSKDVRLGLSLDGTAPVSLATRQLTVPAGGTAVATVRIDTGRASAGAHSAWITARGSDGSRVRTPVGVDAEGPSATLTLEPAATRPGVEAAYTNLVVQNEKTGESQLVGLTTGAEELRLPVGDYRVFGGVWEYVRYGEASVPETSVAVAQPVSLTADRTLRTDVSAAKPVTMGIDDPDMRVNENGSATGIVSTTGAGGVSGLAAPLFNGAYKSYAVGSGRIPGLTYFSAASWEQPYVRATTVGGAGTPVDVPVRLVSWQRLEWDLEKQVVDAGSGEDLSGLELKDRIVLFETGWPVPWDEQDRRYAAIEAQQPAAILMSGSASIDPADPPLGIDAHGVALLRDRLAKGEVTLRIKGERNGERTYFTFHTHDDGVPAGAHWQDRRRDLARVDHSFRTTGYPNDPKGIYGWVTHRGLRLAQQSTLFRAPHRMSAYYAPGVPWTTATFEYAIDADGPLGVQYSDPTVHRAGRTVADNWLTGPFNPSLSVTGHDGRPQATRDGDKLRLALPMFSDAAGHRSDPARDLESGETVLRDGSGTVLDRNDEPGQGVFDVPGRGQWYELTSTAHRDHPEWTLGTHVTDTWRFRSEHTREERPLPLLDTRYDMAGLDGDNSVPEDRVFTFGLGFGRQAGAHGADVDRVSVQYSTDDGATWRAAKVRGRDGVRQVTVPALKTGWVSLRVSAEDRSGASVTETVTRAYRVGCAEYWCAYAPGWPHWPAG